A part of Tachysurus vachellii isolate PV-2020 chromosome 4, HZAU_Pvac_v1, whole genome shotgun sequence genomic DNA contains:
- the lrrc8c gene encoding volume-regulated anion channel subunit LRRC8C isoform X2 — protein sequence MIPITEFRQFSEQQPAFRVLKPWWDVFAEYLSVVMLMIGVFGCTLQVMQDKIICLPQRVSAPNQTVPLLNHTELARDPTNSSLPPVSPVPVSYEMKGLKTNLDLQQYSFVNQLCYEKALHWYAKYFPYLVLIHTLVFMVCSNFWFKFPGSSSKIEHFISILGKCFDSPWTTRALSEVSGEGPDERDRKKNSASRSNLNTSTVEGNLEKTQSLRSIPDRIVVDKPTVSALDKKEGEQAKALFEKVKKFRLHVEEGDLLYLMYVRQTVIKVIKFVLIVAYNSVLVSKVRITVQCEADVENMTGYKKFLCNHTMAHLYSKLCYCYLCFVIVYGLTCLYTSYWLFYRSLKEYSFEYVRQETGIDDIPDVKNDFAFMLHMIDQYDPLYSKRFAVFLSEVSENKLKQLNLNHEWTVEKLRQKLQTNASDRLELQLFMLSGLPDTVFEVTELQSLKLEIINNVTIPPAVSQLEDLQELSLHQCTLKIHTGALSYLKENLKVLRVKFDDIRELPLWLYSLRKLEELHLIGSLSPDASKNITLDSLRDLKSLKTLTLKSNLTKIPQSVVDVSSHLQHLYVHNDGTKLVMLNNLKKMTYLIELELIHCDLERIPHAIFSLTHLQKLDLKENSLRSIEEIISFQHLRKLTCLKLWHNAISHIPEHIKKLGSLERLDFSHNKIEILPSHLFLCNKLRNLDLSNNDISFIPPEVGVLQSLQYFSLSSNKIEILPDELFFCKKLKTLKLGRNKISVLSPKISYLTSLIHLELKGNQFEVLPAELGCCQTLKRSGLVVESTLFDTLPLEVREYMKAE from the coding sequence GTAATGCAGGACAAAATCATATGTCTTCCTCAAAGGGTTTCTGCTCCAAACCAAACAGTGCCTTTGCTGAACCACACAGAGCTCGCAAGGGATCCGACCAATTCCTCCCTCCCACCTGTCTCCCCGGTGCCGGTATCCTATGAGATGAAGGGACTCAAAACCAACTTGGATCTGCAACAGTACAGCTTTGTGAACCAACTGTGCTATGAAAAAGCTTTGCATTGGTATGCCAAGTATTTTCCTTACCTGGTGCTCATACATACCCTTGTATTCATGGTGTGCAGTAATTTCTGGTTCAAGTTCCCTGGCTCGAGCTCAAAAATTGAGCACTTCATCTCCATATTGGGAAAATGTTTTGATTCTCCATGGACTACGAGGGCTCTGTCTGAGGTGTCAGGGGAGGGTCCAGATGAGAGAGACCGCAAAAAGAACAGTGCAAGTAGATCAAACCTTAATACTTCCACCGTGGAGGGTAATCTGGAGAAGACCCAGTCGCTGAGATCTATTCCGGATAGGATTGTAGTGGACAAACCAACAGTGAGTGCACTAGACAAAAAGGAAGGAGAGCAAGCTAAAGCATTGTTTGAGAAGGTTAAAAAGTTCCGGCTTCATGTGGAGGAAGGGGATTTGTTGTATCTCATGTATGTTCGACAGACTGTTATTAAAGTGATCAAGTTTGTTCTTATCGTTGCATACAACAGTGTTCTGGTGTCAAAGGTTCGAATTACAGTTCAGTGTGAAGCAGACGTGGAGAATATGACCGGCTACAAAAAGTTTTTGTGCAATCACACCATGGCCCATCTCTACTCCAAGCTCTGCTACTgctatttgtgttttgtaataGTCTACGGATTAACGTGCCTTTATACATCATACTGGCTTTTCTACCGTTCTCTGAAAGAGTACTCTTTTGAATATGTGCGGCAGGAGACTGGAATTGATGACATCCCTGATGTAAAAAATGATTTTGCTTTTATGTTGCACATGATTGACCAATACGATCCACTATATTCCAAGAGATTTGCAGTGTTTCTGTCAGAGGTGAGCGAAAACAAGCTCAAACAACTCAATCTGAACCATGAGTGGACCGTAGAAAAACTGCGCCAAAAGCTACAGACTAATGCTAGTGACCGATTGGAGCTTCAGCTCTTTATGCTCTCAGGGCTTCCAGATACAGTCTTTGAGGTCACCGAACTGCAGTCCTTGAAATTGGAGATTATTAATAATGTCACAATCCCTCCAGCCGTTTCTCAACTGGAAGATCTTCAGGAACTTTCTCTGCACCAATGCACGCTCAAAATCCACACAGGGGCCCTCTCTTACCTGAAAGAAAACCTTAAGGTCCTGCGTGTGAAGTTTGATGACATTCGTGAACTTCCTCTTTGGCTCTACAGTCTTCGAAAGTTGGAGGAACTCCATCTGATTGGATCTCTGAGTCCAGATGCTTCAAAGAACATAACTTTGGACTCTTTACGTGACCTAAAGTCCCTTAAGACCTTGACACTCAAAAGCAACCTTACGAAGATCCCCCAGTCAGTTGTGGACGTGTCCAGCCACTTGCAGCACCTGTATGTGCACAACGATGGCACCAAGCTGGTCATGCTGAACAACCTGAAAAAGATGACGTATCTTATAGAGCTTGAGCTGATTCATTGTGACCTTGAACGCATTCCGCATGCCATCTTCAGTCTGACCCATCTACAGAAGCTGGACCTTAAAGAGAACAGTTTGCGCTCTATTGAGGAGATCATCAGCTTCCAGCACCTCCGGAAACTCACGTGCCTGAAGCTGTGGCACAATGCGATCTCTCACATCCCTGAGCATATCAAGAAGCTGGGCAGTCTGGAGCGCCTCGATTTTAGCCACAACAAGATCGAGATTTTGCCCTCACACTTGTTTCTGTGCAACAAGCTACGCAATCTTGACCTTTCTAACAATGACATCAGCTTCATTCCTCCAGAAGTAGGTGTTCTCCAGAGCCTTCAGTACTTCTCACTCTCAAGCAACAAAATCGAGATCCTCCCAGATGAGCTCTTCTTCTGCAAAAAGCTGAAGACCCTCAAGCTTGGGAGGAACAAGATTTCTGTGCTCTCACCAAAGATTTCTTACCTGACTTCACTGATTCATTTGGAGTTAAAGGGCAATCAATTTGAAGTTTTGCCTGCTGAGCTCGGCTGCTGTCAAACCTTGAAGCGCAGTGGCCTTGTGGTAGAATCCACCCTGTTTGACACTCTGCCTTTAGAAGTCAGGGAATATATGAAAGCTGAGTGA
- the znf326 gene encoding DBIRD complex subunit ZNF326 — translation MSGDSRGKISEIAPRSFEKSYGLFQKYADGASSVLSTPCKDAEECDSWQQFRLFPSSSSEISYGSYEFFGLGAPNAGHDGSSCDGTQTAALMDDMLLDCHLPYRGSSRRSRSPFSDSDSSQHTSFSDMSGSSTLFDTPCTKPRPIGSRGRGGDTAAMCRAKSRGIFRSTGANNIQSFYSNMATTASRGTKRMLMAPVPPGKFAKKQRVEMSIRAGLNFAKDSHISSDGKDAKEKEAVEEKRVRVREKRRRRREKNCEKYGDKHRLAFTCTFCKFRTFEDKDIEKHFGSTYHQETLDYIRRQAKFDDRVISFLHDCMVHKFRKTVSALCKLRSLSEQKANQKVMEGVTEDDYMRKVEVVHCMACNIYIPAVFTSVQQHRRSPLHLKTKVVYKEQLKRESVLTAKAIINNDTVKIRYERYIKGEDPFVVDAKDTSSDLSEPEDDKMENED, via the exons ATGTCTGGTGATTCAAGAGGAAAGATCTCTGAAATTGCTCCAAGATCATTTGAAAAGTCTTATGGTCTTTTTCAAAA ATATGCAGATGGAGCATCATCAGTATTATCAACACCTTGCAAGGATGCAG AGGAGTGTGACAGTTGGCAACAGTTCAGATTGTTCCCATCCAGCTCTTCTGAGATAAG CTATGGTTCCTATGAATTCTTTGGTCTTGGAGCCCCAAATGCTGGACATGATGGAAGTTCCTGTGATGGCACACAGACTGCTGCTCTGATGGATGATATGCTGTTAGACTGCCATTTGCCTTATCGAGGTTCCTCTAGGAGGTCCAGGTCACCATTTTCAGACAGTGATAGCAGTCAGCACACCTCCTTCAGCGATATGTCAGGATCGTCCACTTTATTTGACACACCGTGCACAAAGCCTAGACCCATCGGCTCACGTGGGAGAGGAGGGGATACTGCTGCAATGTGTAGAGCGAAAAGCAGAGGG ATCTTCAGGTCAACAGGTGCTAATAACATCCAGAGCTTTTATTCAAACATGGCCACAACAGCATCACGTGGCACAAAACGGATGCTGATGGCTCCAGTCCCTCCGGGCAAGTTTGCCAAGAAGCAGAGGGTTGAAATGAGCATCAGGGCAG GACTGAATTTTGCAAAG GACAGCCATATTTCCTCTGACGGAAAGGATgcgaaagaaaaagaagctg TGGAGGAGAAGCGTGTTAGagtcagagagaagagaagacgtAGACGAGAGAAGAACTGCGAGAAATATGGAGACAAGCACAG attAGCTTTCACATGTACCTTTTGTAAATTTCGCACGTTTGAAGACAAAGACATTGAGAAGCATTTTGGAAGCACATATCACCAGGAAACACTGGACTACATTCGGCGGCAGGCCAAGTTTGATGATCGGGTCATTAGCTTTCTCCAT GACTGTATGGTACACAAGTTTCGTAAGACAGTGTCCGCTCTGTGCAAGCTGCGCAGCCTTTCAGAACAGAAAGCAAACCAGAAAGTGATGGAAG GGGTGACTGAAGATGACTACATGAGGAAGGTGGAAGTGGTGCACTGTATGGCCTGCAACATTTACATTCCTGCTGTCTTTACTTCTGTCCAGCAACATCGACGTTCCCCTCTACACCTAAAAACCAAAGTG GTTTACAAAGAGCAGCTGAAACGGGAGAGTGTATTGACGGCTAAAGccataataaataatgacactGTTAAAATCCGCTATGAGAGATACATCAAG ggAGAAGACCCTTTTGTAGTTGATGCCAAAGACACAAGCTCAGATTTGTCTGAACCTGAGGATGATAAGATGGAAAACGAGGACTAA
- the lrrc8db gene encoding leucine rich repeat containing 8 VRAC subunit Db, whose protein sequence is MFTLTEVASLNDIQPTYRILKPWWDVFMDYLGIVMLMVAIFAGTMQLTKDQVVCLPVLDSWEESVTTQKPPETASGLGTGGNRVTLAAAPLTGKGQPDTVVHQLHFSQQATIHPQPTGVKTNMDYQQYVFVNQMCYHIALPWYSKYFPYLALIHTIVLMVSSNFWFKYPKTCSKIEHFVSILGKCFESPWTTKALSETACEDSEENKQRMTGGLSLPKHLSTSSEEGSPSPSTPMLGKNSVKFSTEKPVIEVPSMTILDKKDGEQAKALFEKVRKFRVHVEDSDLIYKLYVAQTIIKTVKFILILCYTTTFVAYIDFEHDCKPDVKHLTGYTKFQCTHNMAFMLKKLLISYIAIICVYGLVCIHTLFWLFRRPLKEYSFEKVREESSFSDIPDVKNDFAFLLHMVDQYDQLYSKRFGVFLSEVSENKLREISLNHEWTFEKLRQHVTRNAQDKLELHLFMLSGVPNAVFDLTDLEILKLELIPEARITAKISQMTNLQELHLYHCPSKVEQTAFSFLRDHLRCLHVKFTDVAEIPQWVYLLKNLRELYLLGHLNSENNKMIGLESLRDLRHLKVLHLKSNLTKVPTNITDLAPHLIKLVVHNDGTKLLVLNSLKKMMNLADLELHNCELERIPHAIFSLTNLQELDLKSNNIRTIEEVISFQHLKRLTCLKLWHNKIITIPLSIGQVKNLESLYLSHNKLESLPAPLFSLPKLRYLDLSYNAVVVIPIEVGFLQNLQHFAITGNKVEVVPKHLFKCTKLRTLCLGQNCISSLPEKIGQLVQLIHLELKGNCLDRLPAQLGQCRLLRRSGLIVEDHLFDSLPIEAKDSINQESNATYANGM, encoded by the coding sequence ATGTTCACCCTCACTGAAGTTGCTTCTCTGAACGACATCCAACCAACCTATCGCATTCTGAAACCATGGTGGGATGTGTTCATGGACTATTTGGGCATCGTAATGCTTATGGTGGCAATATTTGCTGGGACGATGCAGTTAACCAAAGACCAGGTTGTTTGCTTGCCTGTTCTGGATTCATGGGAAGAGTCTGTCACCACACAGAAGCCACCAGAAACAGCTTCTGGCCTTGGGACAGGAGGAAACAGAGTGACATTAGCAGCTGCACCTTTAACGGGCAAAGGCCAGCCTGACACAGTTGTCCACCAACTGCATTTCTCTCAGCAAGCTACCATACATCCTCAGCCAACTGGGGTGAAAACTAACATGGACTATCAGCAGTATGTCTTTGTCAACCAGATGTGCTACCATATTGCTCTTCCCTGGTATTCAAAATACTTTCCCTATCTTGCTCTCATTCACACAATTGTCCTCATGGTCAGCAGTAACTTTTGGTTCAAGTATCCAAAGACTTGTTCAAAAATTGAGCATTTTGTGTCAATTTTGGGGAAATGTTTTGAGTCCCCATGGACCACTAAAGCATTGTCTGAGACGGCTTGTGAAGACTCAGAGGAGAATAAACAAAGGATGACAGGAGGACTCTCCTTACCGAAGCATTTATCCACCAGCAGTGAGGAGGGGAGTCCAAGCCCATCCACACCAATGCTGGGAAAAAACAGTGTTAAATTTTCCACTGAAAAGCCTGTTATTGAGGTTCCAAGCATGACCATATTGGATAAGAAAGATGGTGAGCAAGCCAAGGCACTTTTTGAAAAAGTGAGGAAGTTTCGTGTGCATGTTGAGGACAGTGACTTGATCTACAAACTCTACGTCGCTCAAACTATAATTAAGACGGTCAAGTTCATTTTGATCTTGTGTTACACAACAACATTTGTTGCATACATTGATTTTGAGCATGATTGCAAACCAGATGTAAAACATTTAACTGGCTACACCAAATTTCAGTGTACTCATAATATGGCATTCATGTTAAAAAAGCTGCTCATTAGCTACATTGCCATCATTTGTGTTTATGGCTTGGTATGCATTCACACTCTTTTTTGGTTATTCAGACGCCCTCTGAAGGAGTACTCATTTGAGAAGGTGAGAGAGGAGAGCAGTTTTAGTGACATACCAGATGTAAAGAATGACTTTGCATTCCTCTTGCACATGGTAGACCAGTATGACCAGTTATACTCTAAACGATTTGGTGTCTTTCTCTCAGAGGTCAGTGAAAACAAACTACGAGAAATCAGCTTGAATCACGAGTGGACATTCGAGAAGTTACGACAACACGTGACACGGAACGCTCAAGACAAGTTAGAGCTCCATTTGTTTATGCTCTCAGGTGTTCCCAACGCAGTGTTTGACCTCACTGACTTGGAAATATTGAAGCTTGAGCTAATCCCCGAAGCACGGATAACGGCAAAGATTTCCCAGATGACCAACCTTCAAGAACTACATTTATATCACTGCCCTTCCAAAGTTGAGCAGACTGCATTCAGTTTTCTCCGTGATCACCTACGGTGCCTTCATGTCAAGTTTACAGATGTTGCAGAGATACCCCAATGGGTTTACTTGTTGAAGAACTTGAGGGAGCTCTACTTATTAGGACACCTCAACtctgaaaataacaaaatgattGGCTTGGAATCCCTCAGGGACCTGAGGCATCTGAAAGTGCTACATCTGAAGAGCAACCTTACTAAGGTCCCAACAAACATAACAGACTTAGCCCCACATTTGATCAAACTTGTGGTGCATAATGATGGTACTAAGCTCTTGGTATTGAATAGTTTGAAAAAGATGATGAATCTTGCTGATCTTGAGTTGCATAATTGTGAACTGGAAAGGATACCACATGCCATTTTTAGTTTGACAAATCTGCAGGAGCTAGACTTGAAATCCAACAATATTCGCACTATTGAGGAGGTCATCAGCTTCCAACACCTAAAAAGGCTGACTTGCCTCAAACTTTGGCACAACAAAATTATCACCATTCCACTGTCCATAGGTCAAGTAAAGAACCTTGAGTCCCTTTATCTTTCTCACAACAAACTAGAGTCTTTGCCTGCACCTTTGTTTAGTTTACCTAAGCTAAGGTATTTGGACTTGAGTTACAACGCTGTTGTTGTGATTCCAATAGAGGTAGGATTCCTGCAGAACCTCCAGCACTTTGCCATCACAGGAAACAAGGTGGAAGTGGTGCCAAAGCACCTGTTCAAATGCACCAAGCTGCGTACATTGTGTTTGGGCCAAAATTGTATCTCGTCACTACCAGAGAAAATTGGCCAGCTGGTGCAGCTGATACATCTAGAGTTAAAGGGAAACTGTCTGGACCGCCTTCCAGCTCAGCTTGGACAGTGCAGACTCTTGCGCCGAAGTGGTTTGATTGTGGAGGATCACCTGTTTGACTCCCTGCCGATAGAGGCCAAAGACAGCATTAATCAGGAAAGTAATGCGACATATGCTAATGGAATGTAG
- the lrrc8c gene encoding volume-regulated anion channel subunit LRRC8C isoform X1, whose amino-acid sequence MKMIPITEFRQFSEQQPAFRVLKPWWDVFAEYLSVVMLMIGVFGCTLQVMQDKIICLPQRVSAPNQTVPLLNHTELARDPTNSSLPPVSPVPVSYEMKGLKTNLDLQQYSFVNQLCYEKALHWYAKYFPYLVLIHTLVFMVCSNFWFKFPGSSSKIEHFISILGKCFDSPWTTRALSEVSGEGPDERDRKKNSASRSNLNTSTVEGNLEKTQSLRSIPDRIVVDKPTVSALDKKEGEQAKALFEKVKKFRLHVEEGDLLYLMYVRQTVIKVIKFVLIVAYNSVLVSKVRITVQCEADVENMTGYKKFLCNHTMAHLYSKLCYCYLCFVIVYGLTCLYTSYWLFYRSLKEYSFEYVRQETGIDDIPDVKNDFAFMLHMIDQYDPLYSKRFAVFLSEVSENKLKQLNLNHEWTVEKLRQKLQTNASDRLELQLFMLSGLPDTVFEVTELQSLKLEIINNVTIPPAVSQLEDLQELSLHQCTLKIHTGALSYLKENLKVLRVKFDDIRELPLWLYSLRKLEELHLIGSLSPDASKNITLDSLRDLKSLKTLTLKSNLTKIPQSVVDVSSHLQHLYVHNDGTKLVMLNNLKKMTYLIELELIHCDLERIPHAIFSLTHLQKLDLKENSLRSIEEIISFQHLRKLTCLKLWHNAISHIPEHIKKLGSLERLDFSHNKIEILPSHLFLCNKLRNLDLSNNDISFIPPEVGVLQSLQYFSLSSNKIEILPDELFFCKKLKTLKLGRNKISVLSPKISYLTSLIHLELKGNQFEVLPAELGCCQTLKRSGLVVESTLFDTLPLEVREYMKAE is encoded by the coding sequence GTAATGCAGGACAAAATCATATGTCTTCCTCAAAGGGTTTCTGCTCCAAACCAAACAGTGCCTTTGCTGAACCACACAGAGCTCGCAAGGGATCCGACCAATTCCTCCCTCCCACCTGTCTCCCCGGTGCCGGTATCCTATGAGATGAAGGGACTCAAAACCAACTTGGATCTGCAACAGTACAGCTTTGTGAACCAACTGTGCTATGAAAAAGCTTTGCATTGGTATGCCAAGTATTTTCCTTACCTGGTGCTCATACATACCCTTGTATTCATGGTGTGCAGTAATTTCTGGTTCAAGTTCCCTGGCTCGAGCTCAAAAATTGAGCACTTCATCTCCATATTGGGAAAATGTTTTGATTCTCCATGGACTACGAGGGCTCTGTCTGAGGTGTCAGGGGAGGGTCCAGATGAGAGAGACCGCAAAAAGAACAGTGCAAGTAGATCAAACCTTAATACTTCCACCGTGGAGGGTAATCTGGAGAAGACCCAGTCGCTGAGATCTATTCCGGATAGGATTGTAGTGGACAAACCAACAGTGAGTGCACTAGACAAAAAGGAAGGAGAGCAAGCTAAAGCATTGTTTGAGAAGGTTAAAAAGTTCCGGCTTCATGTGGAGGAAGGGGATTTGTTGTATCTCATGTATGTTCGACAGACTGTTATTAAAGTGATCAAGTTTGTTCTTATCGTTGCATACAACAGTGTTCTGGTGTCAAAGGTTCGAATTACAGTTCAGTGTGAAGCAGACGTGGAGAATATGACCGGCTACAAAAAGTTTTTGTGCAATCACACCATGGCCCATCTCTACTCCAAGCTCTGCTACTgctatttgtgttttgtaataGTCTACGGATTAACGTGCCTTTATACATCATACTGGCTTTTCTACCGTTCTCTGAAAGAGTACTCTTTTGAATATGTGCGGCAGGAGACTGGAATTGATGACATCCCTGATGTAAAAAATGATTTTGCTTTTATGTTGCACATGATTGACCAATACGATCCACTATATTCCAAGAGATTTGCAGTGTTTCTGTCAGAGGTGAGCGAAAACAAGCTCAAACAACTCAATCTGAACCATGAGTGGACCGTAGAAAAACTGCGCCAAAAGCTACAGACTAATGCTAGTGACCGATTGGAGCTTCAGCTCTTTATGCTCTCAGGGCTTCCAGATACAGTCTTTGAGGTCACCGAACTGCAGTCCTTGAAATTGGAGATTATTAATAATGTCACAATCCCTCCAGCCGTTTCTCAACTGGAAGATCTTCAGGAACTTTCTCTGCACCAATGCACGCTCAAAATCCACACAGGGGCCCTCTCTTACCTGAAAGAAAACCTTAAGGTCCTGCGTGTGAAGTTTGATGACATTCGTGAACTTCCTCTTTGGCTCTACAGTCTTCGAAAGTTGGAGGAACTCCATCTGATTGGATCTCTGAGTCCAGATGCTTCAAAGAACATAACTTTGGACTCTTTACGTGACCTAAAGTCCCTTAAGACCTTGACACTCAAAAGCAACCTTACGAAGATCCCCCAGTCAGTTGTGGACGTGTCCAGCCACTTGCAGCACCTGTATGTGCACAACGATGGCACCAAGCTGGTCATGCTGAACAACCTGAAAAAGATGACGTATCTTATAGAGCTTGAGCTGATTCATTGTGACCTTGAACGCATTCCGCATGCCATCTTCAGTCTGACCCATCTACAGAAGCTGGACCTTAAAGAGAACAGTTTGCGCTCTATTGAGGAGATCATCAGCTTCCAGCACCTCCGGAAACTCACGTGCCTGAAGCTGTGGCACAATGCGATCTCTCACATCCCTGAGCATATCAAGAAGCTGGGCAGTCTGGAGCGCCTCGATTTTAGCCACAACAAGATCGAGATTTTGCCCTCACACTTGTTTCTGTGCAACAAGCTACGCAATCTTGACCTTTCTAACAATGACATCAGCTTCATTCCTCCAGAAGTAGGTGTTCTCCAGAGCCTTCAGTACTTCTCACTCTCAAGCAACAAAATCGAGATCCTCCCAGATGAGCTCTTCTTCTGCAAAAAGCTGAAGACCCTCAAGCTTGGGAGGAACAAGATTTCTGTGCTCTCACCAAAGATTTCTTACCTGACTTCACTGATTCATTTGGAGTTAAAGGGCAATCAATTTGAAGTTTTGCCTGCTGAGCTCGGCTGCTGTCAAACCTTGAAGCGCAGTGGCCTTGTGGTAGAATCCACCCTGTTTGACACTCTGCCTTTAGAAGTCAGGGAATATATGAAAGCTGAGTGA